One Gemmatimonadota bacterium DNA window includes the following coding sequences:
- a CDS encoding LD-carboxypeptidase yields MDILKPPALKPGDTIGIVAPASRSALPSALKNGRRSIEALGFRTVNAPHLSDRHGFLAGRDADRLADLQAMFADPEINGIACLRGGYGSVRMLPDLEYDVIRAHPKVFVGYSDITALHGAIQRHTGLVTFWGPMVSSDMSPVFQSFNREAFVKAVAGTDPIGEIPHPDDLPPVHVIHGGRASGPLIGGTLSLLAAAVGTPYEFDYDGAVLFFEDVGEEPHRIDRMLTQLLQAGRLNRVSGIVIGECAGCGSAPHNPAFPYGSFSIEEVFIDRLKPLGIPVIYGLGIGHGTYKATLPLGVRATLDGDACNLTIDESGVV; encoded by the coding sequence ATGGATATTTTGAAACCCCCGGCATTGAAACCGGGAGATACCATCGGGATCGTCGCACCGGCAAGCCGCTCGGCCCTGCCGAGTGCCCTGAAGAACGGCCGCCGGTCGATCGAAGCCCTCGGATTTCGCACGGTGAACGCACCGCACCTTTCGGATCGGCACGGATTCCTGGCCGGCAGGGACGCCGACCGCCTGGCCGACCTCCAGGCCATGTTCGCCGACCCGGAAATCAACGGTATCGCATGTCTTCGCGGGGGATACGGGTCCGTCCGCATGCTACCCGACCTGGAATACGACGTCATCCGCGCCCATCCGAAGGTCTTCGTCGGCTACAGCGACATCACGGCCCTCCACGGGGCGATTCAACGGCATACCGGACTGGTTACCTTCTGGGGACCCATGGTCTCATCCGACATGAGCCCCGTTTTTCAATCCTTTAATCGGGAAGCCTTTGTGAAGGCGGTTGCGGGAACCGACCCCATCGGAGAGATTCCGCACCCCGACGACTTGCCGCCGGTGCATGTCATACACGGCGGCCGGGCCAGCGGTCCGCTGATCGGGGGAACGCTTTCGCTGCTCGCGGCCGCGGTGGGAACACCTTATGAATTCGATTACGACGGCGCCGTCCTGTTCTTCGAAGACGTGGGCGAAGAGCCCCACCGGATAGACCGGATGCTCACGCAACTGCTACAGGCGGGCCGGCTGAACCGTGTCTCCGGCATCGTGATCGGCGAATGCGCCGGGTGCGGCAGTGCGCCGCACAACCCCGCGTTCCCCTACGGCAGTTTCAGTATCGAGGAAGTGTTCATCGACCGCCTGAAACCACTGGGGATTCCGGTCATCTACGGTCTGGGCATCGGCCACGGCACGTACAAGGCGACGCTGCCCCTTGGCGTGCGGGCCACCCTCGACGGGGATGCCTGCAACCTCACGATCGACGAATCGGGCGTCGTTTAG
- a CDS encoding carbohydrate kinase family protein: MEETSPRRWASFKPAGFRGHPMNRALDVLAVGDGNLDVWMRVPRHPDRRRGGVRGSGVVGDACRVGPGGAAANVAMGTARLGAHAAFVGAIGDDAPGSQFVKGMRAGGVDTSHLHVMEGRATSLACMFETPDGEYAFYVCPGSRAIPSHCLAADFVRSARILYVTGHVLTEDESTCAAILDAMATARDAGVTVAFDPGKYWLNPSLESRVHEAVKYTDIILPNREEAEQLTGRPAPREAAADLLEAGVGIVSVTLGGRGCLAASEDRMVEQPAFRVRTGSTVGAGDAFAGGLLYSFLLKENLEEMAAFANATAAIKIGTPGASEGLPRADEVRAFLRENA; encoded by the coding sequence ATGGAAGAGACGTCACCTCGAAGATGGGCGTCGTTTAAGCCGGCCGGGTTTCGGGGACATCCGATGAATCGTGCGCTGGACGTGTTGGCGGTCGGGGACGGCAACCTCGACGTGTGGATGCGTGTGCCGCGCCATCCGGACCGGCGCCGTGGAGGCGTGCGGGGATCCGGCGTGGTCGGTGATGCCTGTCGCGTCGGGCCGGGCGGTGCGGCCGCGAACGTGGCCATGGGAACGGCAAGGCTGGGCGCGCACGCGGCTTTCGTCGGTGCGATCGGCGACGACGCGCCCGGTTCCCAATTCGTGAAGGGCATGCGAGCCGGCGGCGTAGACACGTCCCATCTCCACGTCATGGAGGGACGGGCGACTTCGCTGGCCTGCATGTTCGAGACGCCGGACGGCGAGTATGCGTTCTACGTGTGCCCGGGTTCCCGGGCCATACCTTCCCACTGCCTGGCCGCCGACTTCGTCCGGTCGGCGCGCATCCTCTATGTCACCGGCCATGTGCTGACTGAAGACGAATCAACCTGCGCGGCCATCCTCGACGCGATGGCCACGGCCCGCGACGCCGGCGTTACGGTGGCCTTCGATCCGGGAAAGTACTGGCTCAATCCCTCTTTGGAATCCCGCGTGCACGAGGCCGTGAAGTATACGGACATCATCCTGCCCAACCGGGAGGAAGCGGAACAGCTCACGGGCCGGCCAGCTCCCCGTGAGGCCGCTGCCGACCTGCTGGAGGCGGGCGTCGGAATCGTATCGGTGACGCTGGGTGGCCGGGGTTGCCTGGCGGCCTCCGAAGACCGCATGGTCGAGCAGCCTGCCTTCCGCGTCCGGACCGGGTCCACGGTCGGCGCGGGCGACGCGTTCGCCGGCGGACTGCTTTACAGTTTTCTGTTGAAGGAGAACCTGGAGGAAATGGCGGCTTTCGCCAACGCCACGGCGGCCATCAAGATCGGCACACCCGGCGCGTCGGAGGGCCTGCCCCGGGCGGATGAGGTAAGGGCCTTCCTTCGGGAAAACGCATAG
- the gcvT gene encoding glycine cleavage system aminomethyltransferase GcvT — protein MAELQKTALYDRHLALGAKLVPFSGWEMPVQYEGILAEHHAVRTAAGLFDVSHMGRVEISGPDAVAFANHVTVNDVERLKPYRSQYTLACRTDGGVIDDFLVYRMPDRLLVVPNAGNREKDLDWFRSHAVAYDVEIRDLSQESMLIALQGPRSEQILDPLAEAGLDSLRFQGFVETRVGGIDARVFRTGYTGEDGFEIWYPAEHAAALWDLLLESGASGGLKPCGLGARDTLRLEAGLALYGHEIDESINPIEAGLGWTVKLKKPDFIGRDALLGVRREGVKRKLVGLKLLERGIPRQGYEILHDRVPVGRVVSGAISPTLGLGIGTGFVPAELAEPGADLAIGIRGRHIAAEVVKLPFYTGSRK, from the coding sequence ATGGCGGAACTCCAAAAAACCGCGCTATATGACCGCCACCTGGCGCTGGGCGCGAAGTTGGTGCCTTTCAGCGGCTGGGAGATGCCGGTTCAGTACGAAGGGATTCTGGCTGAACACCACGCGGTCCGCACGGCGGCCGGTCTCTTCGATGTCTCCCACATGGGCCGCGTAGAGATATCCGGACCGGATGCCGTCGCCTTCGCAAACCACGTCACGGTGAATGACGTCGAACGGCTTAAGCCCTATCGGTCCCAGTATACCCTGGCCTGCCGGACCGACGGCGGCGTCATCGATGACTTCCTGGTATATCGAATGCCGGACCGGTTGCTGGTCGTTCCCAACGCGGGCAACCGGGAAAAGGACCTGGACTGGTTCCGCAGCCATGCCGTCGCGTATGACGTCGAAATCCGGGACCTGAGCCAGGAGAGCATGCTCATCGCGTTGCAGGGCCCCCGCAGCGAGCAGATACTCGATCCGCTGGCGGAGGCCGGACTGGATTCGCTCAGGTTTCAGGGATTTGTCGAAACGCGCGTCGGGGGCATCGATGCCCGCGTCTTTCGTACCGGATACACGGGCGAGGACGGCTTCGAGATCTGGTATCCGGCGGAGCATGCGGCCGCGCTATGGGACCTCTTGCTGGAATCCGGTGCTTCAGGGGGCCTGAAGCCGTGCGGACTCGGGGCAAGAGACACCCTGCGGCTGGAAGCCGGACTCGCGCTCTACGGGCACGAGATCGACGAATCGATCAATCCCATCGAAGCCGGCCTGGGATGGACGGTCAAGCTGAAGAAACCGGACTTCATCGGCCGGGACGCCCTGCTGGGGGTCCGGCGTGAAGGCGTGAAGCGGAAGCTGGTCGGACTGAAGTTGCTGGAACGGGGGATACCCCGGCAGGGCTATGAGATCCTCCACGACCGGGTCCCGGTCGGCCGGGTCGTCAGCGGAGCGATTTCACCCACGCTGGGGCTGGGGATCGGCACGGGTTTCGTGCCCGCTGAACTGGCGGAACCCGGAGCGGACCTGGCGATCGGCATCCGAGGCAGGCACATCGCCGCCGAAGTGGTGAAACTCCCCTTTTATACCGGAAGCCGGAAGTAG
- a CDS encoding D-glycerate dehydrogenase, producing MGIHILLDVPLPDSVMELFDAGDRFHMLDDLADGDERWRLVDAYLTYGHPPTDGEMMDRMPNLKVISNFGVGVDHIDTEAARKRGIPVGNTPHMLDGATADMTFTLLMAAARRVVVGDRFARSPGFTHYDPSILHGYEVHGSTIGIIGMGSIGKQVARRASGFDMEIVYHNRKPDPDDRLYGARYVSLESLLEVSDFVTLNCPLTEETRGLINEAALRRMKKTAILINLARGAVVDHDALHHALSSGWIAAAAVDVTEPEPLPRDHPLLKLDNLVIAPHLGSATTRTRDAMARRTVENLKAGLAGRPLVSSVV from the coding sequence ATGGGCATTCACATACTGCTGGACGTACCCCTGCCGGACTCGGTTATGGAACTCTTCGATGCCGGAGACCGTTTCCATATGCTCGACGACCTGGCCGACGGAGACGAACGGTGGCGCCTCGTCGACGCCTATCTCACCTATGGCCATCCCCCCACGGACGGGGAGATGATGGACCGCATGCCGAACCTGAAGGTCATCAGCAATTTCGGGGTAGGCGTCGACCATATCGACACGGAAGCGGCCCGCAAGCGTGGGATTCCCGTGGGGAACACGCCCCACATGCTCGACGGCGCCACGGCGGATATGACCTTTACGCTCCTGATGGCAGCGGCACGGCGCGTCGTCGTGGGCGACCGGTTCGCCCGCAGCCCCGGGTTCACGCATTACGACCCCAGCATTCTTCACGGATACGAAGTGCATGGGAGCACCATCGGCATCATCGGCATGGGCAGCATCGGGAAGCAGGTGGCCCGGCGGGCGAGCGGTTTCGACATGGAGATCGTCTATCACAACCGGAAGCCGGACCCGGATGACCGCCTTTACGGGGCCCGGTACGTCTCGCTGGAGTCGCTGCTCGAGGTCTCGGATTTCGTGACGCTGAACTGCCCGCTCACGGAGGAGACACGTGGGCTGATCAACGAAGCCGCGCTGCGGCGCATGAAAAAGACCGCCATCCTGATCAATCTGGCCCGGGGCGCCGTCGTGGATCATGACGCCCTTCACCATGCCCTGAGCAGCGGCTGGATCGCCGCGGCGGCGGTGGACGTCACCGAACCGGAACCCCTGCCGCGGGACCACCCCCTGCTCAAACTGGACAACCTGGTGATCGCGCCGCATCTGGGCAGCGCGACCACGCGGACACGCGACGCGATGGCTCGGAGGACGGTCGAGAACCTCAAGGCGGGACTCGCCGGACGGCCCCTCGTGAGCTCCGTCGTATGA
- a CDS encoding HD domain-containing protein, whose protein sequence is MIVASVMRKTGARKLTVSGQGLREGLFFEEAFKPSSRPDSIGRLRRFTILNLARLYGYEGAHTGHVARLSLSMYDQLQEVHGYGECEREYLWAAAMLHDIGTVIDYYDHHKHSAYIILNAGLPGFDHREIVIIAWLCLNHRRGKPDFSRYQTLLKKEERTMVYRLSSLLRLSEYLDRSRSQIVEDVRLETGSRKVRMKVVPRVGRDVTVELSEARNRVQLFEECFSRRLAIELDGRTRRARRSTR, encoded by the coding sequence ATGATCGTGGCCTCAGTGATGCGGAAGACCGGCGCGCGGAAACTGACCGTGAGCGGCCAGGGCCTGCGCGAAGGGCTGTTCTTCGAAGAGGCGTTCAAGCCCTCGTCGAGACCGGACAGCATCGGCCGGTTGCGCCGGTTCACGATCCTTAACCTGGCGCGGCTATACGGTTACGAGGGCGCCCACACCGGCCACGTCGCCCGTTTGTCGCTCTCCATGTACGATCAGCTCCAGGAGGTGCATGGTTACGGCGAATGCGAACGGGAGTACCTGTGGGCCGCGGCCATGCTGCACGACATCGGCACGGTGATCGATTACTATGATCATCACAAGCATTCGGCCTATATCATCCTCAATGCCGGCCTGCCCGGATTCGACCACCGGGAAATCGTGATCATCGCCTGGCTCTGCCTCAATCACCGGCGCGGTAAGCCGGACTTCTCCCGGTACCAGACCCTGTTGAAGAAGGAAGAACGGACCATGGTGTACCGGCTGTCTTCGCTGCTCAGGCTGTCTGAATACCTGGATCGGAGCCGGTCGCAGATCGTCGAGGACGTCAGGCTGGAGACCGGCAGCAGGAAGGTGCGCATGAAGGTTGTTCCACGGGTCGGCCGGGACGTCACCGTCGAATTGTCGGAAGCAAGAAACCGCGTGCAACTCTTTGAAGAATGCTTCAGCAGGCGGCTCGCTATCGAGCTGGACGGGCGGACCAGGCGGGCCAGGAGATCCACAAGATGA
- a CDS encoding phytanoyl-CoA dioxygenase family protein, giving the protein MLQQAARYRAGRADQAGQEIHKMILSDGQKRFFHDFGYLVLPGLLREEVPWIIEEFERVFREAGIVHDGTARSSLGRFIERSERLCTLLDHPGVDGLLSGLLGEDYNYLGSGGELYVGDGMWHPDCHGDPVVQVKWAMYLDPLTPETGALRFVAGSHRQGWQGNLDTHVLWGLGMEEVPCVAPRNEPGDVVVFNQMTLHNALGGGNRRRMLNMLACSSCRTETELAFLRRRLPADRSELRWDLMRRTATPERMRHLEQPWQILA; this is encoded by the coding sequence ATGCTTCAGCAGGCGGCTCGCTATCGAGCTGGACGGGCGGACCAGGCGGGCCAGGAGATCCACAAGATGATACTGAGCGACGGACAAAAGCGGTTTTTCCACGATTTCGGCTACCTCGTCCTGCCGGGCCTCCTGCGCGAGGAGGTTCCCTGGATCATCGAGGAATTCGAACGGGTGTTCCGTGAGGCCGGGATCGTGCACGACGGAACCGCCCGGTCGAGTCTGGGACGCTTCATCGAACGCAGCGAACGACTCTGTACGTTGCTCGACCACCCCGGTGTCGACGGATTGCTGTCGGGCCTTCTGGGGGAGGACTACAACTATCTGGGCAGCGGCGGCGAGCTGTACGTCGGTGACGGCATGTGGCATCCGGACTGCCACGGGGACCCGGTTGTCCAGGTCAAATGGGCGATGTATCTCGATCCCCTGACCCCTGAGACCGGCGCTCTCCGATTCGTGGCGGGTTCCCATCGGCAGGGATGGCAGGGCAATCTCGATACCCATGTGCTTTGGGGCCTGGGAATGGAGGAAGTACCCTGCGTCGCCCCGCGTAACGAGCCCGGCGATGTCGTCGTGTTCAACCAGATGACCCTGCACAATGCTCTTGGCGGCGGAAACCGCCGTCGCATGCTGAACATGCTGGCCTGTTCGTCCTGCCGTACGGAGACCGAGCTCGCCTTTCTCCGGCGCAGGCTCCCGGCCGACCGGAGCGAACTGCGTTGGGACCTGATGCGCAGGACGGCGACGCCGGAGCGGATGCGCCACCTGGAACAGCCATGGCAGATACTGGCATAA
- a CDS encoding TRAP transporter substrate-binding protein has product MDQIKRREFLKTASTAGLAGGAALMAGCGSGQESSGPAIRTDRTYEWKMVTTWTPNLPILQESARLLSQWVEEMSEGRMKITVYAGGELIPALEGFEAVSQGVAEMGHGAAYYWAGKAPATQFFSSVPFGMNAQQVTAWLYSGGGLELWEEIYAPFNLIPMPAGNTGFQMGGWFRKEINTADDLQGLKMRIPGLGGDVIKRAGGSAILSPVGEIYTNLERGVIDATEWIGPYHDYLMGFYRAAQYYYYPGWHEPGTVTELMVNKSAFEELPAYLQTVIRTAAARSTHWVLSEFDARNNEYLQKLVNEEGVQLRRFPDTVLTTLKGYSEEVIAQLVETDEDSRRVYESFTSFRNTVTGWTDLGEKIYYSGAMG; this is encoded by the coding sequence ATGGACCAGATCAAACGGCGCGAGTTTCTGAAGACGGCGTCCACGGCCGGATTGGCCGGTGGAGCCGCACTGATGGCTGGTTGCGGATCCGGGCAGGAAAGTAGCGGTCCCGCCATCCGTACGGACAGGACCTATGAGTGGAAAATGGTCACCACCTGGACACCGAATCTGCCCATATTGCAGGAGAGTGCGCGGCTCCTTTCCCAATGGGTGGAGGAAATGTCCGAGGGGAGGATGAAGATCACGGTGTATGCGGGCGGCGAGTTGATTCCGGCCCTCGAGGGATTCGAAGCGGTCAGCCAGGGAGTGGCGGAAATGGGACACGGCGCCGCGTACTACTGGGCGGGGAAAGCGCCCGCCACGCAGTTCTTCTCTTCGGTACCCTTCGGGATGAACGCGCAACAGGTCACCGCCTGGCTCTATAGCGGCGGCGGGCTGGAGTTATGGGAGGAAATCTACGCCCCCTTCAACCTGATCCCCATGCCCGCAGGCAATACCGGTTTCCAGATGGGGGGCTGGTTCAGGAAGGAAATCAACACCGCCGACGACCTCCAGGGACTGAAGATGCGGATACCGGGCCTGGGGGGCGATGTAATCAAGCGGGCGGGCGGTTCGGCCATTCTGTCCCCCGTCGGCGAGATCTACACCAACCTCGAACGCGGCGTCATCGACGCCACCGAATGGATCGGCCCGTACCACGATTACCTCATGGGATTCTACCGGGCGGCCCAGTACTACTACTATCCGGGTTGGCATGAGCCGGGCACCGTGACGGAACTCATGGTCAACAAGAGCGCCTTCGAGGAACTCCCGGCCTATCTGCAGACGGTGATACGGACCGCTGCGGCGCGGTCAACGCACTGGGTACTGTCCGAATTCGACGCCAGGAACAACGAGTACCTTCAGAAACTGGTCAACGAAGAAGGGGTACAGCTCAGGCGCTTCCCGGATACCGTGCTCACGACCCTCAAGGGATACTCGGAAGAAGTCATCGCCCAGCTGGTCGAAACGGACGAAGACAGCAGACGGGTGTACGAGTCCTTCACGTCTTTCCGGAACACGGTTACCGGATGGACGGACCTGGGAGAGAAGATCTACTACTCAGGCGCCATGGGGTAG
- a CDS encoding isochorismatase — MADNRLDLSLRRQELARDNGFNVWKTITTDVRWEPERTALVLCDLWDAHWCRGAVERLNALTPRMNEVTAACRSRGVLIVHAPSDTLDFYRDTPVRKRAESVPSVDTPPDLDLPDPPLPVDASDEGADTGETETFSAWSRQHPDIVIDQEKDLMSDNGAQIYACFRHYGIRNMLMMGVHTNMCILHRTFGIKQMVRWGVPVALVRDLTDAMYNPAMPPYVSHDEGTGLVVSFIEKHWCPTVHSSDMLS; from the coding sequence ATGGCAGATAACCGGCTTGACCTGAGCCTGCGCCGCCAGGAACTGGCGCGCGACAACGGCTTTAACGTGTGGAAAACGATCACGACGGACGTCCGCTGGGAGCCGGAACGCACCGCGCTCGTGCTGTGCGACCTCTGGGATGCCCACTGGTGTCGCGGCGCGGTCGAACGGCTGAACGCGTTGACCCCCCGGATGAACGAGGTCACGGCCGCCTGCCGGTCCCGCGGCGTCCTGATCGTGCACGCCCCGTCCGACACCCTGGATTTCTACCGGGACACGCCCGTGCGGAAAAGAGCCGAGTCCGTGCCTTCCGTGGATACGCCGCCGGACCTCGATCTCCCGGACCCGCCACTCCCCGTAGATGCGTCCGACGAGGGCGCGGATACGGGCGAAACCGAGACCTTCAGCGCCTGGTCCCGGCAGCATCCGGACATCGTCATCGACCAGGAGAAAGACCTGATGTCCGACAACGGCGCGCAGATCTATGCATGTTTCAGGCACTACGGGATCCGCAACATGCTGATGATGGGCGTGCACACCAACATGTGCATCCTGCACAGGACCTTCGGCATAAAGCAGATGGTCCGCTGGGGCGTTCCCGTGGCGCTGGTCCGCGATCTCACCGACGCCATGTACAATCCCGCCATGCCGCCCTACGTCAGCCATGATGAGGGCACCGGCCTGGTGGTCTCTTTCATCGAGAAGCACTGGTGTCCCACCGTGCACAGTTCGGACATGCTCTCGTAA
- a CDS encoding dihydroxy-acid dehydratase (catalyzes the formation of 3-methyl-2-oxobutanoate from 2,3,-dihydroxy-3-methylbutanoate), which produces MADTGIKGIDRNLTRYGDPEFSRYLRRAFLSSAGYDGEDLNRPIIGIADTSSDYNTCHRDMPALVEGVRRGIAQAGGLALVFPTISLAETLLSPTSMLFRNLMAMGTEEMIRSQPMDGVVLLGGCDKTVPAQLMAAVSAGLPAISLVTGAMRTGSWQGERLGACTDCRRYWLRHRAGEIDREEIAEIEQSLCPTGGTCMVMGTASTMACLTATLGLMLPGGATPLSGSGDRLRQAVMTGRRIVDLAQCGEDPHKFLTRASFHNASVVLAALGGSTNAVIHLIAIARRAGVTLTLEDLHEAARKTPVLVNCKPVGTGYMEDFHKAGGLPVLWKALESRLDLGAVNVKGVSLGEILADTAPPTAWQDTIGTLEDPIGPPGALVVLRGSLAPDGALIKRAAAELDRQRHRGPAAVFESPDDVAARIDDPKLGLTPDHVLVLRNAGPVAMGMPEAGSLPIPAYLAKEGVMDMVRVSDARMSGTAYGTVVLHCCPEAAAGGPLALVRDGDLIELDVENRRLDLCVPEEELARRKAGHVPPPKPGRGWRRLYAEHVLPAHLGADLDFL; this is translated from the coding sequence ATGGCAGATACTGGCATAAAGGGAATCGACCGGAACCTGACCCGGTACGGCGATCCGGAGTTCAGCCGCTATTTACGGCGGGCGTTCCTGTCATCCGCGGGCTATGACGGCGAAGACCTCAACCGCCCGATCATCGGCATCGCCGACACGTCGTCGGATTACAACACGTGTCACCGGGATATGCCGGCTCTCGTGGAAGGCGTCCGGCGCGGGATCGCCCAGGCCGGCGGTCTCGCCCTGGTCTTCCCCACCATCTCGCTGGCCGAAACGCTGCTTTCGCCCACTTCCATGCTCTTTCGCAACCTGATGGCCATGGGCACAGAGGAAATGATCCGTTCGCAGCCGATGGACGGCGTCGTGCTGCTGGGAGGCTGCGACAAGACCGTGCCGGCCCAGTTGATGGCCGCCGTTTCGGCTGGCCTGCCGGCGATCTCGCTGGTAACCGGCGCCATGCGCACGGGAAGCTGGCAGGGCGAACGTCTAGGCGCCTGCACGGACTGCCGGCGGTACTGGCTCCGGCACCGGGCGGGCGAGATCGACCGGGAGGAAATCGCCGAAATCGAACAGTCCCTGTGCCCCACGGGCGGAACGTGCATGGTCATGGGAACGGCCTCTACCATGGCCTGCCTCACGGCGACACTGGGCCTGATGCTCCCCGGCGGGGCCACGCCGCTCTCCGGATCGGGCGACCGGCTACGGCAGGCGGTGATGACGGGCCGGCGCATCGTGGACCTGGCCCAGTGCGGGGAGGATCCGCACAAGTTCCTCACCCGGGCTTCGTTCCACAACGCGTCGGTCGTGCTCGCGGCGCTGGGCGGGTCCACCAACGCGGTGATCCACCTCATCGCCATTGCCCGCCGCGCGGGTGTCACCCTCACGCTGGAAGACCTCCACGAGGCGGCGCGGAAAACGCCCGTGCTGGTGAACTGCAAACCCGTGGGTACGGGATACATGGAGGACTTCCACAAGGCCGGCGGCCTCCCCGTACTGTGGAAGGCCCTGGAATCCAGGCTGGATCTCGGTGCCGTGAACGTGAAGGGCGTGTCCCTGGGGGAGATCCTGGCGGACACGGCCCCGCCCACCGCCTGGCAGGATACCATCGGCACCCTGGAAGACCCCATCGGTCCACCCGGCGCCCTGGTCGTCCTGCGCGGCAGCCTGGCGCCCGACGGGGCGTTGATCAAACGGGCCGCTGCCGAGCTGGATCGCCAGCGCCACCGGGGACCGGCCGCCGTATTCGAATCCCCCGACGACGTGGCCGCACGGATAGACGACCCGAAACTGGGACTGACCCCCGATCACGTGCTCGTCCTTCGAAACGCCGGACCCGTGGCCATGGGCATGCCCGAAGCCGGTTCGCTGCCTATACCGGCTTACCTGGCGAAAGAGGGGGTCATGGACATGGTGCGCGTCTCCGATGCGCGTATGAGCGGCACGGCCTACGGTACGGTCGTGCTGCACTGTTGCCCCGAGGCCGCGGCCGGCGGCCCTTTGGCGCTCGTCCGGGACGGCGACCTGATCGAACTCGATGTGGAGAACCGGCGGCTCGACCTGTGCGTTCCCGAGGAGGAACTGGCCCGTCGGAAGGCCGGACACGTCCCTCCCCCGAAGCCCGGCCGGGGTTGGCGCCGGTTATACGCCGAACACGTCCTGCCCGCCCACCTGGGGGCCGACCTGGATTTTCTTTGA
- a CDS encoding ribose-phosphate pyrophosphokinase, producing MNSIVVFSGSSHPALSEEVCHYLNVPLRASTLTRFSNDCLQVQLNANCREGDVYIIQPLGPPVQENLVELLLMLDAARGASAARTTAVLPYYSYSRSDKKDAPRISIAGRLVADLLGTAGANRILTLQMHQPQVHGFFSIPVDHLNAIKVLAQHFQQRDLSNTVVVSPDLGNAKNAAHFARQLMLPVAAGNKRRISDEKVVIDMIVGDVSGKNAIIMDDEIATGGSIIELIQRLEERNVQRVSVVCTHGVFSGGAIERFRDCSRIDEIVTTNTVPIGEDKRLPHMVILSVASLLAETIRRIHNGESVSSLFADTM from the coding sequence ATGAACAGTATCGTGGTATTCAGCGGCTCTTCCCATCCCGCGCTGTCGGAAGAGGTCTGCCACTATCTGAACGTACCGCTGAGAGCCAGTACCCTGACGCGATTCAGCAACGACTGCCTCCAGGTCCAGTTGAATGCGAACTGCCGGGAAGGCGATGTCTACATCATCCAACCGCTGGGTCCTCCGGTGCAGGAGAACCTGGTTGAATTGCTGTTGATGCTGGATGCCGCCCGCGGGGCGTCGGCGGCGCGCACCACCGCCGTGCTGCCTTATTACTCCTACTCGAGATCCGACAAGAAGGATGCTCCCCGCATATCCATCGCCGGTCGCCTGGTCGCCGATCTGCTGGGAACGGCCGGCGCCAATCGCATACTCACCCTGCAAATGCACCAACCGCAGGTTCACGGGTTTTTCAGTATCCCGGTAGATCACCTGAACGCGATCAAGGTACTGGCCCAACATTTCCAACAGCGGGACCTGAGCAATACGGTGGTGGTTTCCCCGGACCTGGGCAACGCAAAGAACGCGGCCCATTTCGCGCGGCAGCTGATGTTGCCGGTGGCGGCGGGCAACAAGCGCCGCATCTCGGATGAAAAGGTCGTTATCGACATGATCGTGGGGGACGTATCCGGCAAGAACGCGATCATCATGGACGATGAGATCGCCACCGGCGGCAGCATCATCGAACTGATCCAACGGCTGGAAGAACGCAACGTACAGCGGGTTTCCGTCGTTTGTACGCACGGCGTATTCAGCGGCGGGGCGATCGAACGGTTCAGAGATTGTTCCAGGATCGACGAAATCGTCACGACGAACACGGTACCCATCGGCGAAGACAAGCGACTTCCCCATATGGTCATCCTTTCCGTCGCTTCGCTCCTGGCTGAGACGATTCGAAGGATCCACAACGGGGAGTCGGTGAGCAGCCTGTTTGCCGATACGATGTAA